In Zingiber officinale cultivar Zhangliang chromosome 8B, Zo_v1.1, whole genome shotgun sequence, a single genomic region encodes these proteins:
- the LOC122017812 gene encoding transcription termination factor MTERF15, mitochondrial-like has product MLRSLVRRHVLAPSTHLRRVSFSTGTSVSSSGVTASPDPHFMAEYLVKTCGFSAGDASKVSKSLLRFQSTEKPDAVIGFFRSQGFDGANLRRIIAWRPGMLGWDVETQVAPKFKLLRDMGLSESDIIGIVRLHPIVIGFNSENALLTRFKVWESLLGSKEILLKNLRRCGWFFSSNIENVVRPNINFLRDECGIPEEKISLVLKRHPAFFTQKPDSLRALVDRVEGIGITRGSGMFLWILDVLHGVSREKFEAQAKIMNSFGWSNSDFVTVVKVHPTFLWLSTEVLQRKMDFLVKDVGMAPLDIAKHAVVLRLSLEKRLIPRFHVMEILKSEGLWTSQMKLSMFFSSPGPKFLQKYVLPYKDKLPKLLEVL; this is encoded by the coding sequence ATGCTTCGCTCCCTAGTCCGCCGCCATGTGCTTGCCCCATCGACCCACCTCCGTCGCGTCTCTTTCTCCACTGGAACTTCCGTCTCCTCCTCAGGCGTCACCGCTTCTCCCGATCCCCACTTCATGGCCGAGTACCTCGTGAAAACATGCGGCTTCTCCGCGGGTGATGCTTCCAAGGTCTCCAAGTCGCTCCTTCGTTTTCAGTCCACCGAGAAGCCTGACGCCGTTATAGGATTTTTCAGATCTCAGGGCTTTGATGGCGCTAATCTGAGAAGGATAATAGCTTGGAGACCAGGAATGCTCGGCTGGGATGTGGAGACGCAAGTCGCACCAAAGTTTAAATTATTGCGCGACATGGGATTATCTGAGTCCGACATCATCGGTATCGTTCGGCTGCACCCTATCGTTATTGGCTTCAACAGCGAGAATGCGCTTCTCACCCGATTCAAGGTTTGGGAAAGTTTATTGGGATCGAAGGAGATCCTCCTCAAGAATCTCCGGAGGTGTGGATGGTTTTTTAGCAGCAACATTGAGAATGTAGTGCGCCCCAACATTAACTTCTTACGGGATGAGTGTGGTATTCCTGAAGAGAAGATTTCTCTCGTCCTTAAAAGGCACCCAGCCTTCTTCACGCAGAAACCAGATTCCCTCCGGGCATTGGTAGATAGAGTTGAGGGGATCGGAATTACCCGGGGATCTGGGATGTTCCTCTGGATCCTTGATGTGCTGCACGGGGTCAGCAGGGAAAAATTTGAGGCCCAAGCCAAGATCATGAACAGCTTTGGTTGGTCGAACTCGGATTTCGTTACTGTAGTCAAGGTACATCCAACTTTTTTATGGCTTTCCACAGAGGTATTGCAGAGAAAGATGGACTTTCTAGTTAAGGATGTTGGAATGGCACCTTTAGACATTGCTAAGCATGCAGTGGTTTTACGATTAAGTTTGGAAAAGAGGTTAATTCCTCGATTTCATGTGATGGAGATTTTAAAATCTGAAGGTTTATGGACTTCACAGATGAAGTTATCTATGTTTTTCTCATCGCCGGGACCAAAATTTTTGCAGAAGTATGTACTCCCTTACAAAGATAAATTACCCAAACTGCTTGAAGTCTTGTGA